TGCCATGGCGATCGGCACCGCCGGCTTCACCGCGATGCTCTCCGTGCTCGCGCTAGAGAAGCACGGCGTCTCGCCGAAGAGCGGCCCAGTCGTCGTGACCGGCGCGGCGGGCGGCGTCGGATCGGTCGCGACCGCCGTGCTGTCGAAGCTTGGCTACCACGTCATTGCCTCGACCGGCCGCGCCTCGGAGGCCGATTACCTGAAGAGCCTCGGCGCTGCCGAGGTGATCGACCGCAATGAATTGTCGGCGCCGGCAAAGCCCCTGGCCCGGGAGCGCTGGGCGGGTGGCGTCGACAGCGTCGGCTCGACCACGCTCGCCAATTTGCTGTCGATGACGAAATATGGTGGCGCGATCGCTGCCTGCGGTCTCGCTGCCGGCATGGACCTGCCGTCTTCTGTCGCACCCTTCATTTTGCGCGGGGTGTGCCTTCTCGGCATCGATTCCGTGATGTGCCCGATCGACCCCCGAAAAGCCGCCTGGCAGCGCCTGGCGTCCGATCTGGATCGGTCAAAACTATCTGAAATTACTACGGAAATTCCGCTTGCCGAAGTTCCGGAATGGGGCGCGAAGATCCTCGCCGGCCAGGTCCGCGGTCGAATCGTGGTAAAAATTGTCTAACGGCGTTCAGACTTTACCAACCAAGCTGCTTCAATGTCGCCTTGGTTAGTATGGTAAGCAGCGGGTAAAGAGATAAGGCATCGCCCGCTGCGGGGGTTAGTTCGGAGTTGAGCATGCTTGCGCGTATCGTGTTGGGGGCTGTCACGGCAGTCGTGACGTTTGCGCCGGCCATCGCTTTGGCCGGGAGTATGAACGCGGATGAGGCACGCCGCTTCGTCGCCGGCAAGGTGTTCGCCTTCACCTGCTTCGACGGCACCCGCGGTGCAGGCCGTATCCTCGACGATCTCGGCGCCGCCGGCGCGGTGCAGTTCTCGGGCTCAGGCCCGGTGCGCCATCTCCGCCTGCCGGGCAACACGCTCCAGATCCGCGGCCAAAACGTTTGCGCCTCGATCAAGGGCATTCCGTTCGAGCCTTGTTTCAACCTGGAAAAGACCGACGACCGCAGCTTCCGTGGCTCGGTCTCGGGCATGGGCTTCGCCTATTGCGACTTCCACCACCAGGGCGGCAACCAGATGCTGATGGCGCGCGCCGTTGCGCGGCCGCGCTCGCTGCGTGCGCCGGAGCAGACCGGTTCGGTCAACACGTCGAGCACCGAGGTCGCCGCGCGCGTCGAGACTCCGCGGGTCGAGAGCAGCCGGATCGAACCGGTGAAGTCGGAAGTGAAATCCGAGCCGAAGAACGAAGGTCCGCTCGAGTTGCGCCGCTCGACCGAGTGATATCGAGCGCAAAACTGCGCGTGCAATTTTCCCGGCTTTGACGACTGCATCGCAGGCGAAACCGCGGCGCCGTAGTCATACGGCCCGCGGTTTTTATGCCTTGGTAGCGACTGGCGCCCCAGCCTTGCGTAACGGCCGGGGGGCGGCCCTACGCAAGGGTTCAAAAAATGTCGCTGTACTTCTTCCGCATCAGCACCGGCCGCTATTCCGGCGCCGCCGACCAGCCATACGAATTCGAGGATCGCGACGCCGCCTGGAAAGAGATGACCGAGGTGTGTGGCAATCTGCTCGGCAGCATCTCGCGCAATCTGAAGCCGAATGCGAAGTGGAGCATGGAGCTGCTCGACGAGAACAAGCAGCCGGTCTTTCGCATTAGCCTGGTCGGCGAGACGGTCGGCTGCAAAGTTTTCCAAGGCTGACTTCAGGCTGCAATTTACAACTATGACGAGACCTAAACCCTTCGATTTCAATCATTTAGCGTAAAAGGTCAGTATTTCTGCGAAGCCCCCTGTTAACCAGAAGATGGAACTTTGACCGATAGCTTTCCCGGTAAGGGCGATCAACGTCCAGGCGGCCGGCAATGACTTGGCTGCATGTTTCCGGGAAATGCACCATGTTGAGCTTCGTCCAGAACCTGCGAATTGGCACCAAGCTGGCGATCACCTCGGCGCTCACGATAGCCCTGGTCGCGCTGATGATCTTCCTGCAGATGACTGGCAACGCCGAGGTCCAGAAGCTCGATATCGCGGCATCGATACACCAGGCGATTGCGCAAAACGCCGCGGAAGCGAAAGCCTCGGTGCGGGGCATGCAGATCGGCATTCGCGACACGCTGCTCTCATCCTCGCCGACCGATCTGAAGAAGGCCGCCGACTATTTCAGCGAGCGCCAGACGGCGGCCCTTAAATTCGCGGGTGAAATGGCCAGGCTTTCGCGCTCTCCGGAAAACCGTCAGCGCATCGACCGCTTGACGACCGTGATCAGAGATTTTCGAAAAGGGCAGCAGCAGATCGAAGCGGTGCGTAAGCAGGCGATCGAGCTCGAGGCGAAGCAGGTCGGCAAGGAGCCGAGCGCAGACGCAATCGCCCAGCTTGCGAAACTGGGGTCGGAAATCGATCGCATCCGTAAGGAGGTGACCCTTCCGATCAACGAAGAGATCGCGCGGCTGACCAACCAGATCACGGATGCTGCCAAGCAGGGCGGTGCGGAGAGCCGTGCCGAGGCTGAATCGGAAGCCGCCTCCGTGGCGCGGACGTCGCTCGTCGCGGGCGTGTTGGTCGCGTTGGTCCTGATCGGGGCGTGTATCTTCTCGATTTTCAGTATCGCGCGTCCGATGCGCGCGTTGACTGCGGCGATGGAGAAGCTTGCCGGTGGCGATTTCGCCGTGGTGTTGCCCGGGCTTGGCCGCAAGGACGAGGTCGGCGGCGTCGCGAGCGCCGTCGAGAAATTCAAGGTCGTGTCCGAGCAGAAGGCGCGCACGGAAGCCGAGGCCAAGATCAGGCAGGATCAGGTCGCAGCCGAGCGGCGCAAGGCCGACATGCACAAGCTGGCCGACAGTTTCGAGGCCGCAGTTGGCGAGATCGTCGAAACCGTATCGTCGGCTTCGACCGAGCTCGAAGCGTCCGCCACGACGCTGACCTCGACCGCGGAGCGCGCGCAGCAGCTCACCACCGTGGTGGCAGCGGCCTCGGAGGAAGCCTCCACCAATGTGCAGTCGGTGGCCTCCGCAACCGAGGAACTGTCTTCCTCCATCACCGAGATCAGCCGTCAGGTGCAGGAATCCGCGCGCGTTGCCGGTGAAGCCGTCGGCCAGGCCCGCACCACCACCGAGCGCGTCAGCGAACTGTCAAAAGCGGCGACGCGCATTGGCGACGTCGTCGAGTTGATTAACACCATCGCGGGTCAGACCAACCTCCTGGCGCTCAACGCCACGATCGAAGCGGCGCGCGCAGGTGAAGCCGGACGCGGCTTTGCCGTGGTCGCCTCCGAGGTCAAGGCATTGGCCGAGCAGACGGCGAAAGCGACCGGCGAAATCGGACAGCAGATCTCCAGCATTCAGGTCGCGACGCAGGAGTCGGTTGGCGCGATCAAGGACATCAGTGACACGATCGAGAAACTCTCGGAGATTTCCTCGACGATCGCCGCTGCCGTCGAAGAACAGGGCGCGGCGACGCAGGAGATCTCCCGCAACGTCGCGCAGGCCGCCCAGGGCACTCAGCAGGTGTCGTCCAACATCACCGAGGTGCAGCGCGGGGCGAGCGAAACCGGCTCGGCATCCTCGCAGGTGCTGTCGGCTGCCCAGATGCTGTCAGGCGACAGCAATCGCCTCAAGGTCGAGGTCTGCAAGTTCCTCGGCACTGTTCGTGCGGCCTGACGGCGGCATGCTTCAAGCAGACACAGGATTGCAACCGCCGCGCGTGATCGCGCAGCGTTGGCCGCGAGCATATCGCGGCTCCGCGACGAAGGAGCAGCGCTGCGCGATATACTCACAACTGCAACAAATAGTTGCAGTCAGTTTAAATATCGAGAATCGGCAAATCAGTAGTTCCTCTAGGTTCTTGTTAACGCCTGTTTGCAATTATGGGCGCAATCTTACCGGATAAGAACCAGCCAGCATTGTTGGAATGACCACCGCCCACCGTCCGTCGCGACGGCCGCGGCGCGGGTGACTTGTGCGTTCAGGTATCATCGGGATTTGTCGTGATGTCGAAGTTGTCGATCGTCTTCAAGCTTCTGTCCGTGTTGTCGGTCCTCGTGCTCTCGCTCGCCGGCGTCGGCGTCGTGGCGATCGGCACGATGCAGAACATCAACTCCCACACCGTCGAGATCGCCCAGAGCTGGCTGCCGAGCGTGCGCGCGCTGGGCTCGATGCGCGCCGACATCAATGAGCTGCGCGTTGCGCTGCGCCTTCACCTGATGCAGGACACCGCTGAGGGCAAGGATGCCGCCGAGAGGCGGCTGGCTTCGCTGCGCGAGCGTATCGACCAGACCCGTAAAGTCTACGAGCCGCTGATCACCTCGGCCGAGGAGCGCTCGCTCTATGGGCAATGGGCCAAGGCGTGGGCCGAGTATCTGAACGGCGTGCAGGACGTGATGGCACTGTCGCGCAAGAGTCCCGGCAAGTTCCCGGCCGATGCCAACGAGATGCTGCAGACCAAGGTCGCAAAGATGGCGCAGGCGGCGGATCCTTTGCTCCAAAAGGGCATTGAGATGAACAATCACGGCGCCGAGCTGGAGACGAAGCAGGCGGCCGACAGCTACGCCACGATCTTCCGCGTGCTGGTCGGCATCATCATCACCTCGGTGGCGATCGCGATTGGTGCGGCCTATTATCTCGTGCGCGACGTTTCGCGCGGCATTGCCTCGATCATCAAGCCGATGCAGTCGCTCGGTGAGGGCGATCTCTCGGCCGAGGTGCCGCATCGCGGCGAGAAGACCGAGATCGGCTCGATGGCGGATGCGCTCCAGATCTTCAAGGAAGCGCTGATTGCCAAGAGGATCGCCGATGAAGCAGCCGCACGCGACGCCGAGGCCAAGATCGAGCGCGGGCGTCGCGTCGATGCCATCACCCGCAAGTTCGAGGCGATGATCGGCGAGGTCGTCGGCACCGTCTCCTCAGCCTCGATCGAGCTCGAGGCGTCTGCAACGACGTTGACCAACACCGCGCGCCGCGGTCAGGAACTCTCGACCGCGGTTGCGGCGGCCTCCGAGGAAGCATCGACCAACGTGCAATCGGTCGCCTCGGCTTCCGAAGAGCTGTCGTCCTCCGTCACCGAGATCAGCCGACGCGTGCAGGATTCGGCGCGCATGGCAGCGGAAGCGGTCGACCAGGCGGCGCGGACCAATGCGCGCGTCAACGAGCTGTCGCAGGCGGCATCCCGCATCGGCGACGTCGTCGAGCTCATCAACACCATCGCGGGCCAGACCAATCTGCTGGCGCTGAACGCCACCATCGAGGCGGCACGCGCGGGCGAGGCCGGCCGCGGTTTTGCGGTCGTCGCCTCCGAGGTCAAGGCGCTGGCCGAGCAGACCGCGAAGGCGACCGGCGAGATCGGCGCGCAGGTCGCAGGCATCCAGTCTGCGACGCAGGAATCGGTCAGCGCGATCCAGGAGATCGGCGGCACCATCGAGCGGCTGTCGGAAGTGTCCTCCGCGATCGCCGCCGCCGTCGAGGAGCAGGGTGCCGCCACGCAGGAAATCTCGCGCAACGTGCAGCAGGCCTCGCTCGGCACACAGGAAGTCTCGATGAACATCACCGACGTGCAGCGCGGTGCGATCGAGACCGGATCGGCCTCGACGCAGGTTCTGTCGGCGGCGAAGTCGCTGGCGGCCGACAGCACCCGCCTCAAGGTCGAGGTCGCGCAGTTCCTGGAATCGGTCCGCGCGGCCTGATCCTCAACTGCCTGTCTGCGGAGCCGGCGGCGGGACCTGCCGCCGGAACAGGATGCGCTGGTACAGCCAGCCGATCGCGACCAGCACGATGCCGAGGCACATGAACGACAGCGCCCGGTAGACGCCGGTCAGCGTCGACATGTCGATCACGAAGGCTTTCAGGATCGTCAGCGCGATGACGGCGGCAGACGCCAGCCGCGCCCGCTCGGAGTTGACGAGAATACCGATGCCGAGCAGCACGACGCCGAAGGCGAGCCAGCCGATCGAATAGGTGTATTGCTCCGCGCCCGTGGTCTCGCCGCTGGCGAGGA
This portion of the Bradyrhizobium diazoefficiens genome encodes:
- the acuI gene encoding acrylyl-CoA reductase (NADPH); translation: MATFKAIRIDKADKGTTAALTQFDEAELMDGDVTVRVEWSTLNYKDGLALTGKAPVVRRFPMIAGIDFAGTVEASSHPQWKAGDKVVCTGWGMGETHLGAYAEKARVKGDWLVALPQGLSARDAMAIGTAGFTAMLSVLALEKHGVSPKSGPVVVTGAAGGVGSVATAVLSKLGYHVIASTGRASEADYLKSLGAAEVIDRNELSAPAKPLARERWAGGVDSVGSTTLANLLSMTKYGGAIAACGLAAGMDLPSSVAPFILRGVCLLGIDSVMCPIDPRKAAWQRLASDLDRSKLSEITTEIPLAEVPEWGAKILAGQVRGRIVVKIV
- a CDS encoding DUF6894 family protein, which encodes MSLYFFRISTGRYSGAADQPYEFEDRDAAWKEMTEVCGNLLGSISRNLKPNAKWSMELLDENKQPVFRISLVGETVGCKVFQG
- a CDS encoding methyl-accepting chemotaxis protein, with amino-acid sequence MLSFVQNLRIGTKLAITSALTIALVALMIFLQMTGNAEVQKLDIAASIHQAIAQNAAEAKASVRGMQIGIRDTLLSSSPTDLKKAADYFSERQTAALKFAGEMARLSRSPENRQRIDRLTTVIRDFRKGQQQIEAVRKQAIELEAKQVGKEPSADAIAQLAKLGSEIDRIRKEVTLPINEEIARLTNQITDAAKQGGAESRAEAESEAASVARTSLVAGVLVALVLIGACIFSIFSIARPMRALTAAMEKLAGGDFAVVLPGLGRKDEVGGVASAVEKFKVVSEQKARTEAEAKIRQDQVAAERRKADMHKLADSFEAAVGEIVETVSSASTELEASATTLTSTAERAQQLTTVVAAASEEASTNVQSVASATEELSSSITEISRQVQESARVAGEAVGQARTTTERVSELSKAATRIGDVVELINTIAGQTNLLALNATIEAARAGEAGRGFAVVASEVKALAEQTAKATGEIGQQISSIQVATQESVGAIKDISDTIEKLSEISSTIAAAVEEQGAATQEISRNVAQAAQGTQQVSSNITEVQRGASETGSASSQVLSAAQMLSGDSNRLKVEVCKFLGTVRAA
- a CDS encoding methyl-accepting chemotaxis protein, yielding MSKLSIVFKLLSVLSVLVLSLAGVGVVAIGTMQNINSHTVEIAQSWLPSVRALGSMRADINELRVALRLHLMQDTAEGKDAAERRLASLRERIDQTRKVYEPLITSAEERSLYGQWAKAWAEYLNGVQDVMALSRKSPGKFPADANEMLQTKVAKMAQAADPLLQKGIEMNNHGAELETKQAADSYATIFRVLVGIIITSVAIAIGAAYYLVRDVSRGIASIIKPMQSLGEGDLSAEVPHRGEKTEIGSMADALQIFKEALIAKRIADEAAARDAEAKIERGRRVDAITRKFEAMIGEVVGTVSSASIELEASATTLTNTARRGQELSTAVAAASEEASTNVQSVASASEELSSSVTEISRRVQDSARMAAEAVDQAARTNARVNELSQAASRIGDVVELINTIAGQTNLLALNATIEAARAGEAGRGFAVVASEVKALAEQTAKATGEIGAQVAGIQSATQESVSAIQEIGGTIERLSEVSSAIAAAVEEQGAATQEISRNVQQASLGTQEVSMNITDVQRGAIETGSASTQVLSAAKSLAADSTRLKVEVAQFLESVRAA